The following is a genomic window from Leishmania donovani BPK282A1 complete genome, chromosome 33.
CGTTCTTCCCCCAAGGCTTTTGGTATTATTTGTTCCTTCTTCACAGCTTGGCCCTGTCGCAGCCGACTCTGTCGACCAATGAgcgggtgcgccgctgcggcggtggcggcggctgagcACGTCGTCATCGCATCGCTTTGCGGAACCACGAAAAAGGCgaacaaacacacaaaaaaaaaagaaatcaTCTCACGTCCTATGCACGCCAAAAGGTAGGAGCAGGGAAGACTTGATGTATCtgcctcaccaccaccctcatGTGCACGCCGCTTCTGGATCACGGCACACGGCGAACGTGCACCTCAAGAAGTGTGGTGCCCCCTGCCCCTCTTTCCGCTTCGTCACGGCTCCTCACAGAAGCAACTCTCCTGCCTCTTTTGCCTGCTCGGCCCCTCTGGTAGGCACGCGCTTCGTGCTCAGGTGTTCTTTTAGTCTGTGGCGTTGACACCTCTCCTCCCCAATCACAACTCCGTGTCATCTCTCGGAGGAAGGATGCGGCGCATCCAACCTCTCCGGGCTGTTTTCTCACCCCGCACCGAGCAGGTTCCCGAAGCTCCATCCTGGCTGCCTTGatcagcgctgcctcgcgcaCAAAAACGCGGTCCTTCTACGTATTCTTCGTGGAGTAGGCATAGCCGCCGCCCTTCATGCCACCACCACATTACGACCCTCACGGAAGCGCACGCGTCCACGCAATATCACCTGTATGCGATGTAGCTGTCATCAGCCCCTTACTCATTGCTCTCTCCGACTTTTTTCGTGTGTATCAACGCAACGCTCCTCATACCGCCGCTCTTGTTCCTGTTTCTAGCCCTGCTGTCCTTTTCTTTATTTTCTCCGACGCCCTGATGAAggcggggaggcgggggtgggggaagggcgcacacctccgtgcgtggcatctcagggtccagtaAAGCCACTCTGTATGGGAAGAAGCCAAGCAGCTCCTCCCTCAGTCCTGCCAAATGCCAGAGCCACTTGTGGTGGTAACTAGCTCAGGTGCCTACTACGGAGCGTAGTCAGAGCGACGTATTGCTACTCGTGTCGGCGGTCgggtcctggatggcgttgcgtcggggCGACCGGCATAATGGGCACGGCCGTGAggcaggggtgggtgggtagagcTTGAGACAGGAGCCCTGCTCGCATAACTGAGCCTGCATTGCTGTGGCGCctgtgtctacggctgcttcgcgccaGGCGATGGGGCCTCGTGGCGGGCCAGGGGCTACAGTGGCGCTCGAATCCTGTTGTACGGCCGAGAAACGGACACGTTGAAGGCAAGACAGCGAGTTATTCCTACAtgtgccctcctccaccgctcGGATATACATGCACCTAAACGCACGCGGGCAgttctctccttttccgcTCTGCCTCCTACTTGGGTgccccacctccacctccaccatTCTCATCATCCCTTTCACTCTTGATCCATCCGGGGCgatctcccccctcctccctctcctttcctccgcTTGCCTCTCCGCTGGATTGCATCACAAGAACAGAAAGAAATCGAGAAGGGAGCAGCGACTCCTGGAAAGACGTGAGCAGGCTaagaacgaaaaaggaaCGCAGTGATCATACATGTCTGCGCGACAGAAAGTACAGCACTACTCGTTGATACAGCAACTGCTCTATTTTATTTCGGtttttttgggggagggaaggagggctTATTCGCTGTCTCCTGCTATTCTCACAAAGAGAAGGcccccgcccgccgccccgccccaTCCCATCTATACACGGCGCGGCACTTTTCTCGCAGCGCCTCTTTTGCGCCTAACGCTCATACATCACTGCGTTGGCCGCCCCCGCCGTTCcgtttctttcctttttgtttgtgtgtcaTCTAACTTACTCTTCTTAGTTGTtgcgaggtggcggcgtgcaACGCTGTCACAGCACCACTGCGGGAGGAGAGCATCGCTTGGAAGAAGACGTCCAACGTCATTGTTGCGGGTGGGCTCTcctgcctctccccttcGATTTCGACCTCTCTCGCACTAAGTGTTTTGTGTATTGGGCCCTGTGGATGAAATGCCACTGCCGCAACCGTTGCGTGGCCGacgcgaggaagaggagaccAGCAGTGACAACCTCAGTGTTGCCACCGGTGGTAGCTGCACCTCCATCCCGTTCGCCATGGTCGAGCCGACCACGACCGATAAGCCCGCACGCGCCTCCATCCTCAATTCGACAAACCGATCATGTGCCGAAGTCAACTTCAACAGCGCTGGTTTTTCAAACATCAGCTTTGCCGGTGACAACAGCAagacggcggcatcggcaggTCTTGGACGGCGCACTGAAGTCGCCGATGCAAGcggctccgcctccgccaccccagcggcggccgccgcgacgacCGCCGCCGTGAACATGATGCCGGCCATCGTCGGCTGCTTCAGTTTCACCTTTGGCACCGGCATCTGCGGCTTCTACAGTCGCATCTTTCAGGCGAAAGGGTTTTCCGCGTATGAGATCGGCATCCTCGTCTCAGCGAACCCTCTCCTGAGCATGACACTGCTTCCTGTGCTGAGCTACCTGGCCGACAAGTTCCGCTGTCAGACGACGATGTCGCTCGTGAGCATCCTTATCTCTACCGTGTCCATGTTTGGGTACACCATCTCCGAAGGGCGCGTGTTCACCATAGTCTGCTTCCTTGTCATGACAGCCTCGCGCGTCGTGATTGGCCCACTCCTTGACCAACGGATCCTCATGATGTTTCCGAAGCAAGTGCGATCCAGCGCGTGGAGCTACGTCCGCTCCTACGCGGCCTACGGCTGGGGCATCGGGTCATTTGTGGCGTCGTTTATCTTCTCGTACACTGGCAACTGGGTGGCTGTGACCATACAGTACTTGCTCGGCCAGGCCGGCTTGGCATACTGCATGGTGGTGATAAAACCTTACGAGCGAATCGAGCGTGCGCCAGTGAAGTTTGTGGAGGTGCTGAAACTGCTCGCGGGCAACAAGCGGCTGATGCTCTTCTTGTTTGCGTCGACGATGATGGGTACAGGGTACAGTTTCATCGACAactttctttttctctttcttgGCGAGCTGGGCGGGTCCGAGATGCTGATGGGCCTCACCGTCATCCTCACCGTCAGTACCGAAGTTCCGCTCTTCCAACGGTCGGCTCAGCTGCACAAGATGTTAACGGAGCGGCAGATGATGACCATCGCCATGAGTGTCTGGGCGTTCCGGGTGATGTGCTACGCCATGCTAACCAAGGCGTGGATGGTTCTGCTTATCGAGCCCCTGCACGGTGTGACCTTTGCCTTGATGTGGCTGCCGTCTGTGCACAtcctcgcgcgcgcgtttccGCCAAAGCtgtccagctccgccaccggACTCCTCTTCACCTTCACGAGCGGCGTCGGCCCAATGATTGGCAACCTGCTCGCCGGCACCCTCTACACCTTGATTGGGCCACGCAAGATGTTCTTCTGTGCAGCTGTTGCTATGACGACTGCGCTGATCTTCTTCCAGACTCTGGACCGTATTCTTGAACTACGCGGCATGCCAGTGGTCTACGAGCCGGATGTCGAAGGAGATGCGGCGTCCGACCTCGCCTTGGCGGCGAACAAAGACCAGGCCGAAACACAGCAAGCGCGAAAAGAGATAGCACCGGTGTCTACCAACGAGCCCAGGAGCAGCGGTAGCcgcaggagcggcgccgcacgttCGACGGTGGCGCAACGCATAAAGCTGAAGAGTTCCAACGAAGGGCGACGAAGGACCATCGACGTGGCCGAGAGCGAACTACCATCCTCGTTTCACGGCTGCGTCGAGGGCACAAAAGACGTTTGAATATTTTCCACAGGCCGCCCCACCACGAGGTCACGCCGGCAAACGTATACGCATGCACAACCCCAGCTCAtccacctctgccgcacTGCAGCTACATCCGTCGTCGTCTCGGACGAGCCGCCCTGCCGTTGCATCTCGGGGTCATGCGCCGAACGGGCTCTTCTCAtcccttcctcgtcccttctccgcatgcgcgctgcgcgaccAGCGCCAGATGGAGACTCGGGTGGGTCACAAGGCTTGATCCAaagcggtgccgcctgccGTGCAGGTAGCAGGGGATGCAGGCTTGGCGGCTGAGACAGGTCACCGAGTCCGTAGCAGCAGCCAAACATGCTTCTCTGTGTCGTAGCTGGTCGGGTTATCCTCCCACTAGCTCGGTCCCCAGCTGCACTGCTTCATATAAATCGCAGTAGCTGCAGGCCAGGGGGGCAGCAGCCTCTTATCCGTGTGCCTGTGAGTGCATTATGACCAGAATGCATCGCGGCCGCACCTAAATTACTTTCTATCCGTGCTTTACCGTCTGTTCTCAGCGAGTAAATGAGCTTCCCATGATGGGAAAGTGTCTGCTCGCATGGTGCTAGTTTTTCTTCGTCTGGAGAGTGCGCCCGCAGCCCGCCCGGGAGTGATGCGTTGAGGTGCACGCGACCGCCGTGCAtgaggggtgtgtgtgcgtgcagagCCCCAAAGGGGGCGTCGCCTTGAGGCTCGTATGAGGGCTGCTGAAGCGCTGTGACGACACCGCGGTCGGGCGTGATTGCAGAGAGACACAggcgggtgcggcgcagcaccactgTGGAGTCGAGGGGCAGTAGACCCGCCTCTTCGAGTAGGTCTCTGCTGCCTGCGCGCATCGTTGTTCCCATAGTGATTGCGGCTGCTTGTGGGGCGAAAGTGCTCGAGGGCCCTCCCGTAGTTTGATCTGGCACTATCCCGTCACGCGATGGCACCTTAGAGTTTCTTTGACGGAATCCCACTCGTGCGCACAGACCTCCCTGAGCTTGGCCAGTCGATTCGTGGGTACTTGGATAACCTCTGCAGCGTGTCTTGCCAATGCGCCGCATTGGCTAGGAGGTCCACGCCAAGAAAGCGGGTATGACGATCCTCTTCCAGGAGCGTGCGTGCAACGGAGAGTTGCAAGCTGGTTGCGGTGACCCTCACCAAGGAGTGTGCACCTCGtcccgggggggggggggcactcAGCTCCACGAAGTGCTCCAGTGTCCAGTGCTACGCCATTCAGAGGGCGGCTTGTAGTGCGGCCAGCATGACATCCGTGTCCGCGGAGGATGTGAGGAGTGCGAGGTCGTCAGCGAATAAGCCAtggtgcgctgctggcgtccTGTTGCGCTCCCCACTCAAGGGGGTTCACCACCATGATGAGGCGAAGAGGGCCCAGGTCAGGTGGTTGAGAAACTCGGCATGTAAGCCTGGTCATCGATCTCATCTTGCGGAAGCGAGCACAGGCACGACGATCGTCTACAAAATCCATGATCCTGCGGGTAAGGTGCGACTCTACAGCACTGAGGACGGGAGCGAGACTGCTGTGGCGGGAGCTTGTCTTCCACATGGCCACGCAATCACCGCCAAATCAACAAAGAAGCAAGGCAGTAAAACGGAAGAGGGTCGTTCCGCATGACGCGTTCATGGGTGTATGGCGGATTCGCGACCTCGCCGATGTCCCTCCTACAGAGCCCCTCCGTCGTTGGCGTCTAGTGAAGCGCAGTCGCGCCTTTTCCGCGACAGCCCGCCCCTCACCCGCCTTCCCTTCCCATTTGCATACCTTGCGCGTCCACTTTTTcgcgcccacccacccaccacataaacacacacccgccaccgcgcagaTGTGCATTCTTAGAGTTTTACGAGGGAGACGAAGGGGCATCTGATATCGCACGAAAGCAaacgtgcgcgtgtatggGCACACTCTTTAGATCTGCAGTGTAGAAGAAAAAAGTCGATGCCGACGTCAGGCAAGGCTCTCTCCGGTGGGTGGCTGCAGGACACGCAGGGGCTCGTCGGCACTGCACAAAGCACAacctccaccccctctttACCTCCCGCCGTGGTGCACAGCTTCCCCCACGCAGGGTCGTCTTCGACTCTGTCGTCTCCCGACGGCTCCGTTGTCGCCGGTGACCCTACCCCGTACGGGGTGACAGCACAGCAACTCGACGCGCTGTCGGCCATGGCCTACCTTGTCGGCTCGCCACTGCAACGACAGCAGCCTGTCGGGAGTGACATGACGCACCCTGCCTTGCTTGTAGCAGCGaaactgctgcagcacggcgtcgACCCCGAACGCATTATTGAACTGATCGAGTGTCGCTACCACGACGCCTCCTAGGGgtgagcagcgctgccgccaaggAGGAGAAAAGCGGCACTTTTCCGCGCAGTGACGCGCACACTGACGGCGTGAGCCGATGGCGTCTGTCCTCCTGCCTTCCACCAGCTAAGCGCGGGGGATCTCTGGCCCACAGACGAACTACACTAAAAGAAGGCGACGAAGTCTTAGGCCAACGACAAATGTGTGCAAGATGCGCTCATGTCCCCTCGATTTGGTGAAGGGAAACAGCAATATACATCCGGTGCCCTTGTGCTCGCGAGGGGTGGGTTGGCGTCGCAGCAACCGGCGTCGGGTTGTAGGGGcctgctttcctttttcgggtcccaccccctctctcccctcgaCTCCTGCTCTCCTCACACGTCGTGATGCGCTCTGCGAGAGAGGCGCTTTCTTTCACTTCCTTTACTCAACGTGGGTGGGGTGTGTGCCGACGTTCTTTGTGTATGGgtgtgagagagacaagagACGAGAGGAGCGCACGGAATCATGCAATAAAAAGCGCCGCGCGCTACAACGGCCACAACCCAAAACGCGCTTTTCGTGTCCTctatctccctctctctctctctctcaggAGTGCTCGGCATCGCCACAGCGAGATCACCGACGTGACACCGCTCCCTCGCTTCGTGCTTTTTCTACTTTTCTGCCTCACTCTTCGCGCTGGGTCCTTTCATGTGTCCccctgcgcacacacagagcatATGCATGTGTTGTACCTTCTGGGCTCACCCTTGCTTTTgccttcccccccccgctcACTCGGGCGGTGAGGCTGCTCTATATGCCCCTGACGGTTTGCGTACCTGGCTCACACGCAAAAAAGTTCCAGGCAGATGATAAAatggggaggagaagggtgTGCTCCATGAGTCAAGATATCTCAGTAGAATGTGGTgtgctgccctctctctgaGCGAAGTGGGGGCTTGCGGAGCCCAgcggagggaaggagggggctCCGGTTTGTTCCGCTCCTAAAACCGCTCAACGCACGAAAGCACGGAAGCGGTCATCTCTCAGCCACGCAAACTCGCCTCATACGCTTTCTTCTACGCTTCTCTATCCCGATCCCTTTTCTTGGATGCGCTTCCCTCTCCCATGCTTCTCCACTTTCTGTTCGGTGCGAACTTTTCTTCTCGTCTTCTTTCTGAGCGGCTGCCACTGCTCACCAACGCTGCGCGGCGTGagtcgcgcgtgcgcctctttggcccccgcccccacgAGGAAGTATCATTGACTGACGTCAGAGCCGCCGTCGAGACGTGCGGCAACTGTGCGCCGTCTCGCCTCTCCTAATCCTCTCGCACAGCTTCACATGCACAAGTGCAGGCACTTGTACTCACACCTTTCCATTCTCTGTCGCTCAGCCCCCTATCCTCACATcatgcggctgcggcactgAAGCAGTCACTCAGGTACATCTTCATACGCGTTCGCCATCTTGATACGGACTCCACAGTCACCTGCAaccaaaagaaaagagaagggcaCCTCTCGTGGATGTAGCCCTGCCCATGGCGCTTCTCTCCTCGAAGGCCGCCCGCAAGTGGGGATGGCGCTGCCTCTACGCCGCCGGAATACTGGGCGTCGGATACGTTGGGGCCGACTACGCCACAGACAACTCCCTgacgcgctcgctgcgcacgctgctcgCCTTTGGCACGATCGTGTGCACGTACAAGTTCACTACCCCTACGACACCCGAGGAACTGTCTTCCATGCACAGCCGCGTCGCACGCATCATCCTCGATACATGCCTAAAAAATGAGGGGCTGTACATCAAGATTGGGCAAGGCCTGAACTCCATGAGCCACGTGCTCCCGCGCGAGTACACGGAAGTGCTCAAAGTGCTGCTGGACCGGGCGCCGCCTGTTCCGATGGCAGAGATTCGAAAGATCATCCGCGCCGAAACCGGCAAGGAAATCGAGGAGCTGTTTGTTCGCTTCGACGAGACGCCGGTGGCCTCGGCATCGATTGCGCAGGTGCACCAAGCGTGGCTTCCGCCTCCGGCAGACGGCTCATCGGCGGAGCCGCAGAGAGTAGCCGTGAAGGTGCGCAAGCCGTGCATCTCCACCCAGTCCGTGTGGGACCTGTACATATATAGCACCATCATGACGCTGCTCAAGCTTCTCTTTGACCTGCCGACGGACTGGTCCAGGAAGACCGTGTGCGACGCGTTGATGCGCGAGATGGACTTCACCTTGGAGGCGTCCAACGCGAAGCGGTTCCGACACGCCTTCCGCGACAACCCGCGCTTGTACATCCCGCGTGTTCACGACGCGTACACCTCAAAGCAGCTGCTCGTTCTGGAATGGATCGAGGGGACCAAACTGAACGATGTGGAGTCTATACGAGCGCAGTACGATGAGAAGCGTGTGCTGACCACCTTGTTCGACGCCGTTGGTGACATGGTCTTTAAGCACGGCTTCGTCCACGCCGACCCGCACGCCGCCAACGTCCTTGTGCGGCCCTCGCCGAAAACCAATCCAGCGCCAGCAACAGCGGGCACCGACAtggctgctgccaccaccactaccaccaccacgtcggcggcaacgcgacacgccacggcagcgcgcgaCTCGAGCGACTACCAAGTCGTCCTCATCGACTTTGGCCTCGCCACACCGGAGCGAGTGCGCTTTCGATATCAATACGCCCTACTCTTTGTGAGCCTCTTTACCCATGACAAGGAATCGCTGAGGCGGGTGGTGCACGACTGGGGCATCAACGACGCCGAGATGTTCGCCTCTATACAGGCGCAGAAGCCCTTCGAAGCGATCCAGGCTGGCAGCTACGACGAAGTCACACGCGATGAGGTGATCGCCATGCAGACGAAGGCGCATGAGCGGGCAAAGGAGATCTTACGCGACACACGGCGCATACCGAAGGAGCTCATCATGGTGGGCCGCAGCCTCGACATCCTGCGCGGCGTTAACCGGCTTTACGGGTCACCCGTAAACCGCATGAACATGTTTGTGCAAAGTGCGGTGGAGTGTCTGGGCCCACTGCGAAACTACGACGCGGTCGACGCGTACTTGAAGCGCATGCAGAAGATTATGGAGGCGCGGGGTTGCTTGACAACTGTCGCCAGAGACTGCTACCAGGAATACGAAAGCGTGTACGACGCCTCTGCAGACACCGTGCGAGAGGAGCaggaagccgcagcagcacagatTGCCGCCGAGGACGCACAGCGTGGGCTCCACCACCCCTCGCAAGGGCCAGTATCGGAGGTGTACGCCTGGCTTGACGCCGTGTATCGCGccttgctgctgcacagTCTTTTGTTCCTGCTCAACGCGGTTCACGTGATCACCTACACTTACAACTCACTGATTGCGGCGTTCCtgccagccgcagcgcagaaGAAGCTCCGTATCGCAAGCCTGGAAGACCGGCGTGATCGTCTCTTTGGGCAACAGTGGAGTGTTGAGGGGGAAGAGATGGCGGAAgccgtcctcgccgctgGCTAAAACGCACGCAGAGCGAAAGACAAAGGGGAAGGGATGAGAAGATCGCCAATGCAGTGACGAGacccacctctctctttacATCCTTTCATTCCTACCGTcgtatctttttttttgctttcttctctgtttgCTGAGGTACTCTTAGCCCTGATGGTGCCAG
Proteins encoded in this region:
- a CDS encoding ABC transporter, putative, encoding MALLSSKAARKWGWRCLYAAGILGVGYVGADYATDNSLTRSLRTLLAFGTIVCTYKFTTPTTPEELSSMHSRVARIILDTCLKNEGLYIKIGQGLNSMSHVLPREYTEVLKVLLDRAPPVPMAEIRKIIRAETGKEIEELFVRFDETPVASASIAQVHQAWLPPPADGSSAEPQRVAVKVRKPCISTQSVWDLYIYSTIMTLLKLLFDLPTDWSRKTVCDALMREMDFTLEASNAKRFRHAFRDNPRLYIPRVHDAYTSKQLLVLEWIEGTKLNDVESIRAQYDEKRVLTTLFDAVGDMVFKHGFVHADPHAANVLVRPSPKTNPAPATAGTDMAAATTTTTTTSAATRHATAARDSSDYQVVLIDFGLATPERVRFRYQYALLFVSLFTHDKESLRRVVHDWGINDAEMFASIQAQKPFEAIQAGSYDEVTRDEVIAMQTKAHERAKEILRDTRRIPKELIMVGRSLDILRGVNRLYGSPVNRMNMFVQSAVECLGPLRNYDAVDAYLKRMQKIMEARGCLTTVARDCYQEYESVYDASADTVREEQEAAAAQIAAEDAQRGLHHPSQGPVSEVYAWLDAVYRALLLHSLLFLLNAVHVITYTYNSLIAAFLPAAAQKKLRIASLEDRRDRLFGQQWSVEGEEMAEAVLAAG